The Spirochaetota bacterium DNA window AATAAGTATAAAAAGTATATAAGCGACTATATATTAATTTCAAATATGTTTCAGATTTATTTACAGATGCAGGCATCGTGTTTTTTAAATCTTCAAACCATTGATCATCAAGCATATGATAAGTATGATACGCTAATTCATATTCATAAAGTAACTGTTGTTGAGCTATATACTCTCGGAAATCTAAAGATTCTTTTGTTGTTGTTTTAAAAACAGGGTCTAATATAACTTTTAAAACAGATACATCTACATAAACTTTTTTTAAAGTCATATCTGTAAATTTTTGAGAAAAAATTGTTGCTCTAAAATTAAAAATATTTGCAAATGTGCATGTCAAACGCACTAAGAAAACATGAAAATTGGAAACTTGCTTCTTTCCTTTTTGAGATTTTTTTTGTGTTGTACCTTTAGACATACTAACTTGAGCTTGTGTACTACTAAAAGGATTTGAACTTTCTCTATTAGGTCTTATATTATGTTCTTCAATTTTCACAATATCCTGCAATTTATTTGGTTTACTAGAATTCAGATTTGGATTTTGATTTGAATTAAAAGTATTATGATCCATTGAAACAACTTTTCCACCAACAGATTGGAATTTTTTAAATAGGTCTTTTTTTACATCACCATCCATATCTGTAATATTTAATCTTGATTTGATCTTATCTGATTTATTTTGTTCTTTCATTTTTTTCCCATAATATTAGTATATTTATACTTTTATTTTCTTTTATATGTTTTTTGAGATCATAACACCATCTAATAAAATATGTGGTGTGAATAATGAATTTTCTTTATGGATTTTATTTTCTAACATAGGAATATTTTTTAATAATTCAAAAACATTCCCTGAAAGCATAATATCTTTCACTTTACCTTTGAGTTGACCATTCTCAATTAAATATGCTGTTTCAGCTAATACAGAAAAATCTCCTGCCATCATATTAGATTGCCCCTCACCTAAAGACATAATCAACATCAATCCATAATCAACAGAAGCGATCATCTCTTCTAAAGACGAGTCACCTATTCCTAAAATTCTATTGGATAATGCTGGAGTAGGCAATGCTAAAGAACTTCTAGAAGCATGACCAGTTGTTTTGGTATTCATTTTTTTTGCAATTGTACAATCATAAATAAAATTTTTAAATATACCCTTTTCAATAATATTTAATTTTGCTCCTATCGTTCCTTCATCATCAAAAGGTGCTGATGCACCTCCATGATGATAATACGGATCATCAATAAAAGTAAACTTTTTATCAAACATCTGCTCATCGACTCTATTGGCAAATAAAGATAATTCTTTGTATAGTGTCTTCCCATTTATAGCTATTTCTATAGGAGATAATAACATATCGACAGAGGATGGTGCGAAAATAACGGGCATTTTTCCTGTTTTTTTCAAAATAGATGCTTGTCTTGATCTTTCCAATCGTTGTTTTAATTCTGTCAAAATAAAAGTAAAATCATAATTATCATCATAAAAAGTTTGAGATTCATACATTTCCAAAAAAGACTCATCATCAGCTAATTCAAACAATCCACCATAAATTGATAACGAAGAAGTTTCGTATTCTCCCACAAAACCGCTAGTATTATTTAAAAATAATTGAGAACAATTATTTTGTGCTCCTGTAGAGACTTTGGCTTGTGGTGCAAATTTTTTAATTTCACTTAATAATTCACCAGAAATATCTTTTAATTCACTTTTATTATACTGTATATTTTTATCACTGTAAAGCCAATTTATGGTATTATAATTATTATTATCAGGAAGCTCTATATCCAGAGATTCTCCAAAAATCGCTGATTCTTTGGCATTTTTTATCATTATATCTGTATGATCAGGATTGTTAACACAAGCATTCCCGACTTTACCATCATCAAAAAGTCGACAATACACAGCAGAATAGGAAACATCATCTATAGAATGTAATTTATCAAAATCAAATGCCAAGGACTGTGAATAGGAAACTTGACCAACAACATCACCCTTGTGTATTTTTTGTACAGAATCTTGAACTGCTTTTTTCACTGTATTTTCATGTTTGTATATACGATTGATCACTACTCCTCCCTGGAAATTAATGAATATGTTAGCATTATTTTTTATTATTGAAACAAGTATATTCCTATTCCACCTGCTAATGTTCCAAACCATATATGATCATTTTCTCTTGTAATTGTTGTAATATCCAATCCTGGAAGTCCATCACTTAATCCAAAATAAGTCCATTTTTTCTTTTTCATATCAAAAATGCTTACCCCAGAACTTAATGTTCCTACCCAAAGTTTGTCATCCATTAATAATAGACTTTCTATATAATCAGATTTTATTTCTGTTTTTCTATATTCTTTGAGTATTTTCCCTGTTGTTTTATGAATCTTCAACAAGCCTTGTCCATAAGTACCTATCCATAAAATATCAGGATCTGTATCTCTAATAATAGTTTTAGCTGATATTTTTGGTAAAAAAGATTCTGTTTTTCCATTTCTGTATACCAACACTCCCTGCTCTGGTGTTGCTATATATAAATCTCCATCAACATGTAATATATCTAAAACACTATGATAAGGAATAATATTTTCCCAACTAATACCATCTTTACTACGAAATACCCCTTTAAATAAAGTTGATACATAGTAATAAAAACCATCATGAGAAATTGTTTTTAATTTGTTATTTTTCATTGCTGGAACACTATGCCATTGAGAATCTGATTTATCATAATACCCTAAGCCAGAATGTGTCGCTATCCATACTTTGTTATTTTGTACTAAGATATCTCTTACATAATTAGAAGGTAGTTTGGTATTACGAGCATTAAAAATATCTAGTTGAAACATCGATCTACTAAAACGAGCCACAGCTCCTGACCACATTCCTATCCACACGTCATCACCATCAAACTCTAAAGCACTAATAGCATTATCTGGCAAGAATTCTAATCGAGAAAAATAACGCCACACTACTCTTCTTTTGAGATAAAATATATCTTTAGAAAGAATATGATTTCCCTTAAGTTTGGCTAATTCTTCTATTGATCTATTGATATAAAATAAAGCTTCAGAGCGTTTTTTCTGAGCATATAAAAAAAATGAAGCTTTGTAAGCTGCTTCGACTTTAATAGCTGTTTCTTTGTCTATAGATTGATAAGATTTAATATATAACACTAACGATTGATTTGTAAGATTTCGTATCATTATTCTATTAGCAGCATCTAAATAAGCTTTAGAAAAATTTAGCTTATGAAAAGATTTCGGGCTTAATTCTATCCATGTAGTTAATAAGTCAATATTTTGTTGCTCTGATAAATCTAACATAATATCTACTAATTCAAATTGTACTATCTGTCGATTTTTGATTTGTTCAAAAGTTACTGTTGCATAATTCACACTATGAAATACAAAAAATATTCCAAATACGACTATATGGCGTGTATTCATCTATTTCTCCTAAAACATAATATTATATTATCGGTATATATTGTATTTAATTAATATAAAAGAAATGGCTTATTTTTAGACTATAAAGAAAATATATTGTATAATATCAGTATATTTGATGTTAGCAGGGCAATTTATGATTAATTATATCAAAAAAATCATTATTAATCAACATTGTATTTCTTGTAAATCCAAAGATACAGAGCCATACTACCATATCTGTCCAAAGTGTATTGATTCATTGACAGTAATGAAAACGTTGAAAAATATTTGTCCTTTGTGTCATAGCACTTGGATAGAAAAAGATATTTGTCAAAATTGTTTTAACAAATCACCGCTTTGGCAGAATATACATACTATATATTCTTATAAAAACAATCATATCAAACAATTATTGCATCTATACAAATTCAAAGATTCATCTTTAGCAGAACATGATCTTGTTGCATTAATAAAACCACATATATCGCTTTTTAAAGATTATCATTTTATTATCACTCCTTGTAGTATTCCAACATACAAACGATTAGGCTATAATCCTGTAACAAGAATTATACAAAAATTAGATCTTGAATTTTCAGAATCATTATCTAAAAACCAAACATTTACAACCAAACATTTAAAAAGACAAGAAAGATTGCAACCAACAGCTGCAATGATATTTCAAGCTGAAAAAATAAATACTGCTAAAAAAATTGTAATTGTAGATGA harbors:
- a CDS encoding TldD/PmbA family protein, with the translated sequence MINRIYKHENTVKKAVQDSVQKIHKGDVVGQVSYSQSLAFDFDKLHSIDDVSYSAVYCRLFDDGKVGNACVNNPDHTDIMIKNAKESAIFGESLDIELPDNNNYNTINWLYSDKNIQYNKSELKDISGELLSEIKKFAPQAKVSTGAQNNCSQLFLNNTSGFVGEYETSSLSIYGGLFELADDESFLEMYESQTFYDDNYDFTFILTELKQRLERSRQASILKKTGKMPVIFAPSSVDMLLSPIEIAINGKTLYKELSLFANRVDEQMFDKKFTFIDDPYYHHGGASAPFDDEGTIGAKLNIIEKGIFKNFIYDCTIAKKMNTKTTGHASRSSLALPTPALSNRILGIGDSSLEEMIASVDYGLMLIMSLGEGQSNMMAGDFSVLAETAYLIENGQLKGKVKDIMLSGNVFELLKNIPMLENKIHKENSLFTPHILLDGVMISKNI
- a CDS encoding ComF family protein, yielding MLAGQFMINYIKKIIINQHCISCKSKDTEPYYHICPKCIDSLTVMKTLKNICPLCHSTWIEKDICQNCFNKSPLWQNIHTIYSYKNNHIKQLLHLYKFKDSSLAEHDLVALIKPHISLFKDYHFIITPCSIPTYKRLGYNPVTRIIQKLDLEFSESLSKNQTFTTKHLKRQERLQPTAAMIFQAEKINTAKKIVIVDDVFTTGSTITQASLALQYHNLMYFDILCFFRS